Genomic window (Trueperaceae bacterium):
GCACTGGTCATGTTCGTGACGCTGGGCGACGCGCCCACGTTCCTCGTGGCCGTGACGGTGCCGATGATCGTGATGGGGGCGGGCATGGCGCTGCTCGTGGCACCCCTCACGACGACGGTCATGGCCGCCGCGCCCGACGAGTTGGCCGGCACGGCGTCTGGCATCAACAACGCGGTGTCGCGCGTGGCGGGGCTGCTCGCGATCGGGGTGCTGGGCCTCGTGATGCTGGCGACATTCGCCGCCGACCTCGCCGCGACCCTGCCGGCCTCCGACCTGCCGCAGCCCGCCCAGGAGGCGCTCCTCGCCGCCAGGAACGACCTCGCCGGCATGGCCCTGCCCCCCGAGTTGACGCCCCGGCAGGCGGCGGTGGCGCGTGACGCGGTAGGTGGCGCCTTCACCCTCGGCTTCCACCGGGTCCTATACGGCATGGCCGGCGCGGCCGTGGTGGCGGCGCTGCTCGCGGCCACCACCCTGCCGGGGCGGCGCGCAGCGGCGGCGAGCACGGTGGACGACCAGTCCGGCCGGCGCGCCCCGACCTGACCGTCAACCCGAGGGGTACGCCGCCCGGGTCCCGGCCCGGGCCGCGCGTGGCGTGGCAAGCTTGAGTGAGCCGACGCTCGTCGTCGCAAGGAAGGAGCGCCACCATGCAGCTCGGTTTCGCCACCGCCATCCTCCCCGACCTGACGTTGGAGGAGGTCCTCGAGTTCGCCGCTCAGGAGGGTTTCCGCTGGCTCGAGGTCATGTGTTGGCCCGTCGACGCCGGCGACCAGCGGCGCTACGCCGGCGTGACGCACATCGACGTGGCCGGCTTCGGTCCCGACGACGCCGCGCGCGTCAAGGAGCTGTGCGCCCGCTACGGCGTTGGCATCAGCGGGCTCGGCTACTACCCGAACCCGCTCGCGCCCGACGAACGTGAGCGGGCCACCTACGTCGCGCACCTCGAGCGCGTCATCGACGCCGCGGCGCTGCTGGGTGTGGGCGTCGTCAACACCTTCATCGGGCGCGACCCTCGCCTCCCGATCGCGGCGCAGTGGGAGCGGGTCGAGGAGGTGTGGCGGCCGCTGGTGGCGCGCGCGGAGGGCGCCGGTGTGAGGCTGGGTATCGAGAACTGCCCCATGCTCTTCAGCCTCGACGAGTGGCCCGGCGGCAAGAACCTCGCCGTCTCGCCCGAGGTGTGGGAGGAGCTCTTCAGGCGCCTGCCGAGCGACAACCTGGGGCTGAACTTCGACCCGTCGCACCTAGTGTGGCAGGGCATCGACATCGACCGCGCCCTTCGTGATTTCGCGCACAAGCTGGTGCACGTGCACCTCAAGGACGAGCGCGTCGATGCCGAGCTCCTCTACCGCCGCGGCAACCTCGGGCTCGGCTGGCACGTCCCGAAGATCCCCGGCCTCGGCGACATCGACTGGCCCGCGTTCTTCAGGACCCTGACCGACGTGGGCTGGGACGGCCCCGTCGTGATCGAGGTGGAGGACAGGGCGTTCGAGGGCGACCTGGAGGGGCGCAAGGAGGCGCTGCGCGCCTCGGGCGCCTACCTGCGAGCCGTGATGCGTCACGGGGGCTGACGGCGCCCCCGTGACGCCGACGGACGGGCGGCGCGCGCACTCGGCCGCACCGCGGCCTAGAATGTGCACGGAGTAAACCCGTAGGAGGAGGAAACTGATGAGACGTCTTCTGCTCACCATCACCGGCACCCTGTTGCTCGCGGCAGCCGCCGCGCAGTCTTACACCATCGGCATCTCCAACGGTTTCGTGGGCTCGGAGTGGCGCACGCTCATGGTCCAAGACCTCGAGCGCACGGCCGCAGCCATCAAGTCCGAGCAGGGGATCGATGTCACGTTGGTCTTCGAGAACGCCGACGTCGACGTCCAGGGCCAGATCCAGCAGATCCAGAACTTGCTCAACAAGGGCGTCGACGCCATCATCGTCAACCCCAACGACCAGCAGGCCCTCAACCTCGCCCTCGAGGAGGCCGTCGACGAGGGCGTCGTCGTCATCGCCATCGACCAGGAGGTCAGCGCGCAGGGGGCCTACAACGTGGTCATCGACCAGCGCGAGTGGGGCGCCACCAACGCCCGCTGGCTCGCCGAGGCGCTCGGCGGCAAGGGCAACATCGTGATCATCGAGGGCTTCGTCGGCCACCCCGCCAACGAGGACCGCATGGCCGGCGTCATGGACGTGCTCTCCGGTTACCCCGACATCAAGATCGTGGGTCGCGAGTCGGGCGGCTGGGACCAGGCCACGGGCCAGCGCGTGGCGTCCGACATGCTCGCCTCCCTGCCCGGCATCGACGGCATCCTCACCCAGGACGGCATGGCGCAAGGGATCCTCACGGCCGTCCGCGCCGCCAACCCCACGCCGTTCCCCATCATGACGGGCGAAGCGTACGCCGGTTACCTGCGACTCTGGGACGAGACGAGCAAGGAGCACCCCGGCTTCAGCTCCGTCGCGGTCGTGAACCCTCCGGGGATCGCGTCCAGCGGCCTGCGCGTCGCCCTCGAGTTGTTGCAGGGCCGCAAGGTCGACGAGTCGCAGCTCGGCGGCACCTTCGGCAACACCCTCTACGTCCCCATCCCGTTCGTCATCACCCAGGACGGCCTGGCCGCGGCGCTCGCCGAGTACGCCGACAAGCCCGACAGCTACGCCATGGACGGCATCATCACGCAGGAGGACGCCGCGGCGTTCATGCAGTAAGGCGCAGCGCTCGAAGGGGCGGCCCGCCGGCTCGGCTTCACGGCCCGGGCCGGCGGCCGCCCCCTCTCTCCCGTCACATGCCAGAATCCGCCTTCCATCAAGACAACCGCAGGTCGACGCCGCTGAAGAGGGCACCACTCATCAGCGCACGGAACGTCGCCAAGCGATACGGCGCCGTTCGCGCGCTGGTGGACGGCAACGTCGAGATCCACCCCGGCGAGGTCGTCGCGTTGCTGGGCGCGAACGGTAGCGGCAAGAGCACCCTCGGGAAGGTGATCACGGGCATGACCCGCCCCGACGGCGGGCAGCTGCAGTTCGACGGCACCACCGCTCCGGTCACGTCGCCGGAACACGCCCGCCGGCTCGGCGTGAGCGCCGTCTACCAGGAGCTCTCGCTCGTGCCGGACCTCACCGTCGCCGAGAACGTCTTCCTCGGCAACGAGCCGACGCGGCTGGGCGGCCTCGACCGCCGCCTCATGCAGCACCGCACCGCCGAGCTACTCGAGAGCTTCGCCGGCGTGTTCACCGTGCCGGTGACACCCGGCACGGTCGTCGGCAACCTTCCACCGAGCGAACGACAACTGGTCGAGGTGGTCAAGGCCTTGTCGCGGCAACCGCGCGCCCTCATCCTCGACGAGGCCACGGCCTCGCTCGACGGGCGGCAGGTCGACAGGCTGTTCGAGCTGATGGCGGGGTGGCGCGACCAAGGTCTGGGGCTCGTGTTCGTCTCCCACCGCATGGACGAGATATTCCGCGTGGCCGACCGGGCCGTCGTGCTGCGTGACGGGGCGACCGTCGGTCAGCTCCAGCTCCGCGGCGGCGACGACCGCCGCACGGCGGAGCGGAAGCTGGTGGAGCTCATGACGGGTGGTGGCGAGGCTGGGGCACTGCTCCTCGACGAGGCGCGCCCCCGCGCCGCGGTCGACCGCGCCGCACGGGAGCCCGCCCTCCGCCTGCGCGGCTTCGCCAGCGGGATCCTCGCGCCACTCGACCTGGAGGTGGGCGCGGGCGAGCTGCTCGGCCTAGGGGGTCTGCAGGGTCAGGGCCAGAGCCGGCTGCTCTTGGCCCTGTTCGGGGCGGCGCCGCACCGGGGCAGCGTGGAGTTGGACGGCCGCCGCGTGCGCGTCGCCTCGCCGCGCCAGGCGGTGCGGGCGGGCATCGCGTACGTGCCGGGTGACAGGAACCGCGACGGGCTCCTGGCCGTGAGACCGATCCTCGAGAACCTCCAGCTCCCGAACTGGGAGCGGTACGGGACGCCCTTGCGGGTCGGCGCCGCCCGCAAGGACGCGCAGATGGTGGCGAGCGACCTCAACGTGCGCTTGGCGGGGCTCGACGCGAACGTCTCCACCCTCTCGGGCGGCAACGCCCAGAAGATCGTCATAGGCAAGTGGCTCCTCAGACGCCCGCGCCTCCTGCTGCTCGACGACCCGACCAAGGGCATCGACGTCGAGGCGAAGGAGGAGTTCTACAGGCTGCTCGCGCGCCTGCAGGCGGACGGCACCACCGTGCTCTTCACGTCGTCGGACGACGCGGAGCTGCTCGGGCTCTGCGAGCGGGTGGTCGTGCTGCACGACGGGCGCGTCACCGCCGAGCTCACGGGCCCCACGCTCGACAAGGGGAGCCTCGTGGCCGCCTCCCTGGGGGCCCGGTGATGCGCGCGGCGCCGGCGGGCGCGGCGCGGTTCCGCAACCTGACCTTCCTCGTGCCGCTGCTGGTGCTGGCGCTGGCGGTACTGCTCAACTACCTCCTGCAACCGAACCTGTTCCAGCCGCGTGTACTGAACGGCAACCTGCGGGTGATGCTGCCGCTCATGGTCCTGACGGCCGGCCAGGCGGTGGTGATCCTGGCGGGCGGGATCGACCTCTCCGTCGGGGCGGTGGTGTCGCTCGTGAACGTCCTGCTGGTCACGCTCGTCACCCCCGACTCCGGCCCGGCCGAGGTCCTCCTGGGCCTGGCCGTCGGCGTGGCCGTCGGCGCGCTCACCGGCGCGGTGAACGGCGTCTGCGTGGCGTACCTGCGCCTGCAGCCGATCGTGACCACCTACGCCACCTCGTTCCTCTTCTCGGGCGTCGCCTTGGCGGTCTTGCCGCGCCCGGGCGGGGCGCTGCCCCGCGGCCTGACCACCTTCTACCGCTCGGCGCCCTTCGGCGTCCCGGCGGCCGCGTACGGCGTGGCGCTGCTGCTCCTCGTGTGGTGGCTCCTCAGGCGCACGCGCTTCATGCAGCACGTCTACGCCGTCGGCGGCGCGGCCGCGGCGGCGCGGGCCAGCGGCGTGAGCGTCAGCTGGATCAGGTTCTCCAGCTACGTCGTCATGGGCGTGTTCGCCGCCTTCGCCGCCGCGATGCTCACCCTGTCCACCGGCTCCGGCAACGCGCGCCTCGGCGACGCCATGACGCTCCCGTCCATCGTCGCCGTGGTGCTCGGCGGCACGCGACTCGCCGGCGGCGCCGGGGGCGTGACGGGCGCCGTCATCGGGGTGGCCATCCTCACTGTCATCCGCAACCTGATAACGTTCGCCAACGTCCCCACCTGGTACCAGACCCTCGTCGACGCGGTCATCATCCTGGCCGCGCTGGCCGGGCCCGGCCTCGTCAGGCGCCTGAGGGGCTCCAGATGAGGGCGAGGATGCCGCGCGTGCCGCCACCCGTCGTGGCGCTGCTGCTCTCCGTGCTGCTCTTCTTCGCGGCCGGCGTCCTGCAACCGGGCTTCCTCAACGTCGACCAGGCGATCAACATCGTGCGGCTGGCGGCCTTCCTTGGCATCATCGCCGCCGGGCAGACGCTCGTGATCATCTCGGGCGGCGAGGGGATAGACCTGTCGGTCGCTAACGTCGTCACGCTGGGCGCCATCCTCACGTTCATGGTGTCGGGCGGGGCGAGCGAACGGCTCCTGCCGGCGGTCGCGGTCGCTCTGGCCGTGGGCGCCGTCATCGGTCTCGTCAACGGCCTCGGCATCGTGGCCCTGTCGATCCCGCCGCTGGTGATGACCCTCGGCATGGCCGGGGTCGTCAAGGGCACCATCCTGGCCGTCACGCAGGGCGACATCCCCGGCGGGGTGCCGCCGCTCCTCGCCAAGCTCGTGACGGGGCGACTCCTGGGCCTGCCGGGCGTGCTCTACCTGTGGTTGCTCCTGGCGCTTCTGATGTGGGGGCTGCTGGAACGCACAGGGTACGGCAAGCGCCTCTTCGCGGTCGGCGTGAACCGCAGCACGGCCCGGCTGTCCGGGGTGAACGTGCCACTTACCGTCGTCATCACCTACACCCTCAGCGGTCTGCTGGCGGCCCTTGGCGGCGTGCTGCTGCTCGGCTTCACGCAGCGCGTCTTCCTCAGCCTCGGCGATTCCTACCTGTTCCCGTCCATCGCCGCCGTCGTTGTCGGCGGCACCGTCTTGGCCGGGGGGCGCGGCTCGTACGTTGGCACCATGGCCGGCGCGCTCGTCCTGACCATGGCCGAGAGCCTCCTGCGCGCCATGCGCATCGGCGAGGCCTACCAGATGATCGTCTTCGGGCTCATCTTGGTGGCGCTGCTGGCCGTGTACGGCCGTCAGCGCGACAGCGCCTGAGCGCGGCCCCCGGCCTCGCCTGGCCCCCTGCCTCGCCTGGCCCCGGCCCCGCCGGGCCCTCGCCCCCGCCGGGCCCCCGGCCCCGCCGGGCCCCCGGCCCCGCCGGGCCGCCTAGAGCGGCGCCGCGACCACCAACGTCCAGAAGAGCTCCTCCTCGGCCGCCCCGAGGTGCCTGACCTCCGGGAGCATGATCGCCGAGCAGTGCGCCGGGCTGCCCATCCAGGCCGTCACGACCACCTCGGGCGTCGGCTGGTTCCAGGCCACGTTCTCCGCCACCAACGACCAGCGGTAGCCGGCCCGCGTCACGCGGTCGCCGACACGCGAGCCGTCGCTGCCGACGTGACCCATGAAGGCGTGACCCGCCTGGTCCGCGCTGTGGGC
Coding sequences:
- a CDS encoding ABC transporter permease — its product is MPRVPPPVVALLLSVLLFFAAGVLQPGFLNVDQAINIVRLAAFLGIIAAGQTLVIISGGEGIDLSVANVVTLGAILTFMVSGGASERLLPAVAVALAVGAVIGLVNGLGIVALSIPPLVMTLGMAGVVKGTILAVTQGDIPGGVPPLLAKLVTGRLLGLPGVLYLWLLLALLMWGLLERTGYGKRLFAVGVNRSTARLSGVNVPLTVVITYTLSGLLAALGGVLLLGFTQRVFLSLGDSYLFPSIAAVVVGGTVLAGGRGSYVGTMAGALVLTMAESLLRAMRIGEAYQMIVFGLILVALLAVYGRQRDSA
- a CDS encoding sugar phosphate isomerase/epimerase translates to MQLGFATAILPDLTLEEVLEFAAQEGFRWLEVMCWPVDAGDQRRYAGVTHIDVAGFGPDDAARVKELCARYGVGISGLGYYPNPLAPDERERATYVAHLERVIDAAALLGVGVVNTFIGRDPRLPIAAQWERVEEVWRPLVARAEGAGVRLGIENCPMLFSLDEWPGGKNLAVSPEVWEELFRRLPSDNLGLNFDPSHLVWQGIDIDRALRDFAHKLVHVHLKDERVDAELLYRRGNLGLGWHVPKIPGLGDIDWPAFFRTLTDVGWDGPVVIEVEDRAFEGDLEGRKEALRASGAYLRAVMRHGG
- a CDS encoding ABC transporter permease, whose product is MRAAPAGAARFRNLTFLVPLLVLALAVLLNYLLQPNLFQPRVLNGNLRVMLPLMVLTAGQAVVILAGGIDLSVGAVVSLVNVLLVTLVTPDSGPAEVLLGLAVGVAVGALTGAVNGVCVAYLRLQPIVTTYATSFLFSGVALAVLPRPGGALPRGLTTFYRSAPFGVPAAAYGVALLLLVWWLLRRTRFMQHVYAVGGAAAAARASGVSVSWIRFSSYVVMGVFAAFAAAMLTLSTGSGNARLGDAMTLPSIVAVVLGGTRLAGGAGGVTGAVIGVAILTVIRNLITFANVPTWYQTLVDAVIILAALAGPGLVRRLRGSR
- a CDS encoding sugar ABC transporter ATP-binding protein, with amino-acid sequence MPESAFHQDNRRSTPLKRAPLISARNVAKRYGAVRALVDGNVEIHPGEVVALLGANGSGKSTLGKVITGMTRPDGGQLQFDGTTAPVTSPEHARRLGVSAVYQELSLVPDLTVAENVFLGNEPTRLGGLDRRLMQHRTAELLESFAGVFTVPVTPGTVVGNLPPSERQLVEVVKALSRQPRALILDEATASLDGRQVDRLFELMAGWRDQGLGLVFVSHRMDEIFRVADRAVVLRDGATVGQLQLRGGDDRRTAERKLVELMTGGGEAGALLLDEARPRAAVDRAAREPALRLRGFASGILAPLDLEVGAGELLGLGGLQGQGQSRLLLALFGAAPHRGSVELDGRRVRVASPRQAVRAGIAYVPGDRNRDGLLAVRPILENLQLPNWERYGTPLRVGAARKDAQMVASDLNVRLAGLDANVSTLSGGNAQKIVIGKWLLRRPRLLLLDDPTKGIDVEAKEEFYRLLARLQADGTTVLFTSSDDAELLGLCERVVVLHDGRVTAELTGPTLDKGSLVAASLGAR
- a CDS encoding substrate-binding domain-containing protein, giving the protein MRRLLLTITGTLLLAAAAAQSYTIGISNGFVGSEWRTLMVQDLERTAAAIKSEQGIDVTLVFENADVDVQGQIQQIQNLLNKGVDAIIVNPNDQQALNLALEEAVDEGVVVIAIDQEVSAQGAYNVVIDQREWGATNARWLAEALGGKGNIVIIEGFVGHPANEDRMAGVMDVLSGYPDIKIVGRESGGWDQATGQRVASDMLASLPGIDGILTQDGMAQGILTAVRAANPTPFPIMTGEAYAGYLRLWDETSKEHPGFSSVAVVNPPGIASSGLRVALELLQGRKVDESQLGGTFGNTLYVPIPFVITQDGLAAALAEYADKPDSYAMDGIITQEDAAAFMQ
- a CDS encoding CAP domain-containing protein, with translation MPPSRRVVAIFLAATCLALAGCAPRRAVAATTAPPAGYGPVAQRILELVNAERARGAVCGGERMAPAAALTLEPHLVAAARAHSADQAGHAFMGHVGSDGSRVGDRVTRAGYRWSLVAENVAWNQPTPEVVVTAWMGSPAHCSAIMLPEVRHLGAAEEELFWTLVVAAPL